In Macadamia integrifolia cultivar HAES 741 chromosome 13, SCU_Mint_v3, whole genome shotgun sequence, one DNA window encodes the following:
- the LOC122059911 gene encoding uncharacterized protein LOC122059911, whose product MAVIGTELQIICKFILQEQQQQQFESAKDVFDILEKCFAEMLYLSLSCLPRAILKDIDEDDPTEIGEGRVKKAWKFLCKLELLEDTIEWSWPERFEPESRANVVHFDSSPVVALDCGYSEVEANVSNVIDGEVCDSDVSFAATACAVEEDDDDEIKEIGSDEIV is encoded by the coding sequence ATGGCTGTGATTGGAACTGAATTGCAAATCATTTGTAAATTCATACTACAAgagcagcaacagcaacagttTGAATCAGCTAAGGATGTATTTGATATATTGGAGAAGTGTTTTGCAGAGATGCTCTATTTAAGCCTCTCTTGTCTCCCGAGGGCCATACTGAAGGATATTGATGAAGATGATCCAACTGAAATAGGTGAAGGAAGAGTGAAAAAAGCCTGGAAGTTCCTTTGTAAACTTGAGCTGTTAGAGGACACAATTGAATGGTCATGGCCAGAGAGATTTGAACCTGAAAGTCGAGCAAATGTTGTCCACTTTGACTCTTCTCCTGTAGTTGCTCTTGATTGTGGTTATTCAGAAGTTGAAGCTAATGTCTCAAATGTCATTGATGGTGAGGTTTGCGATAGTGATGTTTCCTTTGCTGCTACTGCTTGTGCtgtagaagaagatgatgatgatgaaattaAAGAAATTGGGTCCGATGAGATTGTTTGA